CTTTTGTCGCACATCACTCCAGACATTCTTTTCCAATTATTCCAGCCTGATTGGATCCTTCTGCTGATCTCCTTGTCGACACCTCCATCCGATTGTAGCAGACTACCAAGATACTGAATTCTGTTACTTCTGGCAGCTGTTGGTCGTCCATCAGTAcgctccctccttgccttccatttaaacacatgtactctgtctttgctcttgacactttcattcctctcttctccaatccaTTGTGCCACCTCTCCAGGTCCACTTCCAGGTCTGCCTTCTCTTCGGAACAAAGTACTACATCATCAGCAAACATCATGCTCCATGGGACCTCCTTCCTAATGTCGTCTGTCAGGGTATCCATGATGATCGCAAACACGAACGGGCTAAGTGCCGACCCCTGGTGCAACCCTACTTCCACCATGAACGGCTCTGTTGTCCCTGCCACGCACCTCACCACTGTCTCACTTTCCTTGTACATGTCTTGCACAACACGGATGTACTTCTCTGGGACGTTCTTCTTTCTCATACACCACATCATCTCTTCCCGTGGCACCCTGTCGTATGCTTTCTCCAGATCGATGAATACTCCATGCAGCTCTTTGTgaccttctctgtatctctcctgcaCTTGCCTCAGCGCGAAAATGGCATCTGGAGTGGACTTCCCCTCCATGAATCCAAACTGCTCTTCACTGATGTTCACCACACCCCTTAGTCGGTGCTCAATCATACGTTCAAATAATTTCATGCTGTGGCTCATGAGTTTTATGCCTAGGTAGTTACCACAGGCCATGATGTCACCTTTGTTCTTATAGATAGGGACGAGTATGCTCTTCCGCCACGACTCTGGGATCTTTTCTTCATCGAAAATCTTGTTGAGCATTGAGCACAGGATAGTTACTCCTTCTTCACCAAGGCACTTCCATGCTTCAATTGGTAAATTATCTGGTCCCACTGCTTTTCCATCCTTCATCTTCCTTAGCGCTCTTCTCACCTCATCGTCAGTGATGGCTTCCACCTCACCAGGATTCCCCAACTGTTCCTCCTCACGTGCTTCCCTAGGATTTTCTTCATTCATGAGCTTCATAAAATACAACCGCCACCTTTCCAGAATATCCTCATCATTTGTTAACACATTCCCTTCATCGTTCTTTATCCATTTTGTCTGATAGATGTCTTTCGAGTTTTTGTCCCTTTGTTTAGCAATTCTAAGTACCTTTTTCGTACCTTCTGTTGTATCAAGGTCTTCGTAGAGTTGGTTATATGCTCTTGCCTTTACGGTTGCCACAGCTCTTTTAGCTtccttctttgttgttttgtagtAAGGTTTGTTCTCTTCAGATGGATCTTCAAAGAgtttcttctttgcttccttcttctCACTAATTCTTCTCTGGacttcatcacaccaccaccacgtctCCTTTCCAGCCTTTGCCATTCCGGAGGTTTTGCCACAGACTTTCTCTCCCAGATCCCGCATGTCTTCTGCGATTGTTTCCCAGTCACACCTCTCTTCCTGTCTACGTCTTTCTAGGTCTCTCTAACCTTATCTGTAAAATCATCTCTGCTCTGCGCTTCTTTTAGCTTCCACCACTTGATTTTCTGGGTTCTTGACTTCGTCTGGGGTTTTGACTTCACAACTTTAAGTGTGCAAATGACTGGTCGGTGTTGGTTTGTGATGGTTTCCCCAAGAATTACTTTACAGTCTTTCGTATTCTTGTCATATGAGCGGCAGAGGATGTAATCTATTTGTGACTGAGTGCTTCCACTTTGGTAGGTGATCTTGTGCCTAGTGGCTTTCTTATAGAACGTGTTAACGATCCACAAATTATGCCTCATCGCGAATGTCACGAGTTCTTCCCCACCATCATTCTTAGTACCATAACCAAATTTGCCCATCGTCTCTTCTCTGCCTGTGTTATCACCACCAACGTGTCCATTGAAATCACCCCCTATCCATAGTTTCTCCTCAGCTGGAATTTTTCTCACTTCTTCGTCCAACTCCTCCCaaaacttctccttctcttcgtctgcaCAACCTTGTTGGGCCGCATACACACTCATGATGTTCACCACCAGTTTACCCATCTCCATCTTAAGCCAGATGATTCGGTCTGAAGATCTTGTCACTTCTAGTACCCCCTTCTTGAGTTCCTCATCCAAAACAATTCCAACTCCGTTCTTTCTTCCATCGTCTCCTATGTAGAACAGTTTAAATCCGTTTCCAAGTTCTTTGGCCTTACTCCCCTCCACTTTGTCTCCTGCAAGCACATGATTCttacctttctcctctccatcaggTCCACCAGTTCGTGGCTCCTCGCTGTCATACTCCCCACATTCAGTGTTCCAATCTTCAAACCTatcgtctcattttctttcttctgcctctcccccctcctatgAGCTAACTTCTTTAGCCGTATTCGCTCTTGATACGGTAGCCGCTGTCCATTTCTCACGAGTGTACGGCGATGTCCTCGCGCGTCGCCTACGGGGGACGCCCTAGCCATATCTTGAAATAAATGTTCCGCCTGATTCATTTTTGGATTTGGAGCACAGTTTtacgtcggatgcccttcctgtcaCAACCTTCCCCattaatccgggcttggaccgGCACTAGAAGTGTACTGGCTTGCACACTCCCAATGGCTGGGTTAATGTGTGAACGAAGACTGAActgcttttttatatttactttaaataaaatccctGAGTATGTCAATGTTGAATATGAATGTGTCCAGGTCAAACCTTACATCCAAAACCCagtgcattgtaatagatgccaaaaaaatcggacacacctcattaagatgtattgataaagactcaagtaaatgtgtttgccgtaaatgtgctgaagcccatgacaccatcgcATGTACTAGCcatatttccaaatgtgctaactgtggaggtccccatcagtcaggatctgctgagtacagcatcctgaagaaggagactgaggcattagcatatatgagaaagcatgaagttagttatactgaagctaagaggaaaatggaaagtttgacacacaaacccgatacatcctatgctgcagcagtaactaacatcacccctagtgcaagtaatgtcagtcaacagcttgcagctaaggataaagaaattgctgaactcaaaccgataaagaactaaatattaaagtatatcaattgactaaattggtcgatcaaatgactgcatcaacccagcataaacatcctaaggaggctgataccgaatcacagttcGGATCGCACCTCCCCGTCCGGGCGACTCCTGtaaggacttcgtctggctcgcgatcggcttctcgagagagtaGCAGGTCGCAATCTGtgagtcgtctccctcgccaggaggtgcaggacatggaggcttctgtctctgaaccatcccgagagaggtccccgggaatcgagggagaggaggcgctccctcctagaaaaagaaaattaaaactggcggacaaggcacttccaagccccataaaacgtaattttcgcatcgaccattatacaatgaaactgtcgaagtcttagatctaaggATAAGACCGATATGCGAtttttagcctcgcccgggctatacccatggggggagcccggcctgtgtcgacgactaatgccgactcgctcacgtgtgtcagcaggtgctgactcggctgaaccaagtccttacccgctgtggtgcccagccacagcagtaacctccaggcgactgttgaaacttctcgcgcctgggcggggcgcgaaccgccgacccctcggatgagaggctgacacgttaccactgtactagcccggaggcttcttatatctaaagtaaatgaccttaaattaataacctcgtcttatgctcccgatattatagttctgcaagaaatgcacttaACACACTTTGtccctgacgaggtcgtttcactgaggaactaccatttatgtcggaaggatcgtgagggtaggggtggaggcggagtcgccatgtacatccaccaaagcctcccttttattgaagtgactattgattctgctttggaatttgtcgcatgcaaagtaaaaattagtgGCATGTATCTGACTATATGTTCagcttattgtccacctgataatgtgataatctatgatgagctctttgctcctcaggatagtctgccacaaaataaagtaattttaggtgattttaatgctcatcatacgttatggagttccctgcgggtggatggtagaggtgagcaagtaattaagttgattaatgagtctgatctggtccctctgaacgatggtagtccgacgcgggtggacgataataccggtaatttgagctttattgacctatcattggtctcttcatcaatagcagccaagtgcctgtggcacaccattgacgactcgttgggaagcgacaATCTTCCTATTTgtattgaatattcatgcgacacagtgagaacgccttcagcacccaaatttaacgtaaaaagggcaggctgggtcgccttcacaaggagcgtcaagctcgaacttgctggagaaccattgatgataaagtaagcgCATAGAGTTcaatggtggacaccagattgccgcagggcgctgcgcatacgcaataaggcctacaggcttttcaaaaataacgtcactaatgagaacttttgcaactacaaacaagcaagaactAGGGTtcatagaataataaaacaagcccgccttagggtcaacgctacAAGATTGACACacatagaaaagaaatacccTCCACAATGCCAGACATGCAGCTCTAACCTGACAATAGATCACATATTAACAGCATGTCAAATCTATAATAACCagagacaaaatataataaattatttcagattaaaagataaagatttcacaacatcaaatcttttatcagatgacaaaaaaaaaagtaagtaaagtaatcgcttttctaaggagacaaaactttatgaccttacatagattgatagaatgaataggatccattggtttAATagccttggccacatgccgctggtttatAACCAAGAAATCcagcaaagaagaaagaagaagatgcgaTTGCCGGGTTTCTCGCCAAGATTCTCGGGATATAGTCAACTAcgatgaggactgttagtgtaatCCTCTGAGCGGAAGCGGCTCTCAAGTGTTGTGCTTGAGAGTATGATGACCGTTCTGACTCGGTTTACCGATGTTCAGAGGTGGATCACAGGCTGAGTGGTTGAATATCAATCAGCAAGAAGTATTTTAAACTTTTGAGAATTTCCTGATGATACGgggaacaaaaaatacaatttcaacGTGTTGCTAGTAAACTGAAGTGTCAACACTTGTTATTAGAGTATTAAGCGAGTAATTTGTTCGTAAATGTAGATAATTTTGTGCTTACTATTACAAGTAAAACTATTAGATGTAGTTATAATTGATTTGTCTACTTTGGATGCCATCATTCTTAGTACTGCCCCtgagtataattattatactcgAGTTCCTGCACTCCCTTTTTAAATTCATGTGACGGTAACGCCAAAAGCCGTGAATGAAAGGGCAATCAAGATAAATGATTCATAGTTACGATTTATAGTTTCGCATACCATAAGTTACTAAAGAGAGGTATCACATGGAGTGGGAAGGCTATGGTCTTTTACATGTAGCTGAATGTGATCGTAGCCTTACCTTTGATATATATGATCAATTCAATTAGTTGATATGTTTTATTAGTTAATATGTTGCCGGAGAGATTGGATGAATTTAGGAGGTACTGCAATAATTGGCCATTTCTCAGAAATCCTTTTAATTTCGTGTTTTATTTGCAGAAAGTGTTGTAACTTTCTAGCTAAACTGCATTACTGAGGCAATCTTCGACAGCGATGGAACTTAACCGTTAAGCGTCAACTAGTCTCTTGAAGCTAGTGTAATACCAGCTGATAAGAGAGGAGCTAATTTGAAACTTTGTAACTGCGTACAAGTAAATATAATTGTTGATATCCTCCCCGGAGGGAGTGGACCAATCCCGGAGGTACTGCAATACCGGGCCGATCCGCGGCAAAGGTGGAGCAAGCCCCTAGCACTTcgccattttccaaaaatcagTTTAATATCGTAGATCCCACATGGGGATCGTATCAGATATTAAGCTGATAAGAACAGATACTACACTTTGATCTTAGCCAAAAGGCCGAGAAGCGATAGCGAAACATGGTTGTGTAAGTGTCCAAGAAAAGGTTTCTGAGGACTTGCTTGTGATGCTCTGTATAGGTAAAAGGGTGTAAACGACATGACGTTGGAAGTTATTAAAAATTTGATTGGCTTATGAGAATGTTTCCTGTATAGAAATTTTCTGTATGAAAAACTGTTGCTGGGATTGACAACGTTGGATAACTTCATCGGACTTCAATGAAAGTACATATGGGGAAATACTTTTAGCGTCTTGACCAACTATCACAAAACATCTTTATTAACATATACGCACGCGCGTATACAAACACATTCATGCACGGCCACACtttcacacccacagacacaggcCTGCATACACTCATATGCCCAAGGTCTATTACTATATGAATATTTGGACCTTGTATATACCCGCACACTTTGACACGCGTccacacgcacgtacatgcacatgcatacttGCACGTAAAAACGTACGCGCACACAGACGAATACTTTCGTTCATATTCTGTATTTGCATATGCaggaatatgtacatgtatatagtttTTGCGTAATAGTAAACggttcattttctttcgtttatttttccatatatatatatatatatatatatatatatatatatatatatatatatatataaatatatagtattgggAACTCTGACCATTATTTCCATTTGATATTAGTTTAGCGTAATGTAAACTAGATTTGAAAAATGCATATCCGTGAGTGCATTCAAATCGTGTGAATATTGCATTTATACGACCATTTTCGTAGATTTGTATCCATCTGTATTTATGGATGCCTTGATGGGTTACATTAAtaagtgcgagtgtgtatgtgtggattttcatatatatatataccaaactatGAAAATTGCCATAAAATGTCACGgaaatgataaaagtagaataatagAAGTATAGGTGGAAAAAGTTTCTTATATACTAGAATTTACGGTATGATAAGGACAAATTAACATTGAATGAATATCAATTGACCTTTTTGTTCACGAATACTGTTTTGGAATATAGACCTAAGTGTCCTTCACTAGAAGAGTCTTCGTAAAAGAAAAGTCTAACTTGGTATTTGTATAAAGTGTTGTAAAGCGCGTGGGGTTCTCAGTGTGAGCGAGCGTGGGTCGGCGCACGGGTTAGAGagcatacttacctggcacaggagataccgtgatcaCGAAGGCGGTTCTCCCAGGACGAGGCTCACCATTGCACTCCGGTGGGGCTGACCCCTGCGATTAACCCAAATGTGGTTAACTCGAGTGCGCAATTTTTGTTAGCGGGGGACTGCGTTCGCGCTATCCCCCAGTAATTCCATAGGAAACCCAACCTTAAAACTTTACGGAGGCCAAGATTCTTGGATGGCGTTAACAACTCTTAAATAATTTCAGTTTGATATATCCCAGTGAGTTCATATTGATAACGAGAAGAAAAGCTGCCTGGCAATTCCTATTTATACTGGTAAATTATTATGCAACTTTGCATAAATATATTGATCTACATTTTGGTATTGGCTACAGAATATTTGAATGACTGTAGGTGTCCAAAACAGGAAGCATCCCATTGCATACAATGCCATAGAAATGGGTAGTGAAAGGAATTTgacatatttatataagtgtagGTACCAGTAATGTGTTTTGGAAAAATGTACCTTTACATTTATTTAAATGTTCTTTACCTTTTATGAGACTAACTACAGTAATTGCGAAATTATGTCATATTAACCTAAGGGATTTTGTTTCGTCAAAAATAATCTGAACATAGAAATaacattttttga
This region of Penaeus monodon isolate SGIC_2016 unplaced genomic scaffold, NSTDA_Pmon_1 PmonScaffold_8652, whole genome shotgun sequence genomic DNA includes:
- the LOC119571915 gene encoding uncharacterized protein LOC119571915, with protein sequence MARASPVGDARGHRRTLYDSEEPRTGGPDGEEKGKNHVLAGDKVEGSKAKELGNGFKLFYIGDDGRKNGVGIVLDEELKKGVLEVTRSSDRIIWLKMEMGKLVVNIMSVYAAQQGCADEEKEKFWEELDEEVRKIPAEEKLWIGGDFNGHVGGDNTGREETMGKFGYGTKNDGGEELVTFAMRHNLWIVNTFYKKATRHKITYQSGSTQSQIDYILCRSYDKNTKDCKVILGETITNQHRPVICTLKVVKSKPQTKSRTQKIKWWKLKEAQSRDDFTDKVRET